The following proteins are co-located in the Salinigranum halophilum genome:
- a CDS encoding 2Fe-2S iron-sulfur cluster-binding protein, with amino-acid sequence MADTFNGRRQYVLVVTPPDERAGEDEGDGPERVRVVVRHAAGETTLYARRGRVLRDVLREHDLSPYTRLTERANCGGRGLCATCGVRLRVGPEPSHWHDRLAERFGYPRLSCQVRVEEGMVVELDEENVVWGKRESG; translated from the coding sequence ATGGCCGACACGTTCAATGGTCGGCGGCAGTACGTTCTGGTCGTGACCCCACCGGACGAGCGCGCGGGCGAGGACGAAGGTGACGGCCCCGAACGGGTTCGAGTCGTCGTGCGCCACGCCGCGGGCGAGACGACGCTGTACGCCCGCCGCGGGCGGGTGCTCCGCGACGTCCTCCGCGAGCACGACCTCTCGCCGTACACGCGACTGACCGAGCGGGCGAACTGCGGCGGGCGCGGACTGTGTGCGACCTGCGGGGTTCGGCTGCGGGTGGGTCCCGAACCGTCGCACTGGCACGACCGACTCGCCGAGCGGTTCGGCTACCCTCGGCTGTCGTGTCAGGTCCGCGTTGAGGAAGGGATGGTCGTCGAACTCGACGAGGAGAACGTGGTGTGGGGGAAGCGGGAGTCGGGGTGA
- a CDS encoding class I SAM-dependent methyltransferase: MANHEAREEPSEDAWNAADYDDQCAFVYEYGERVTELLDLDEGTRVLDLGCGTGHLSRELVDRGARVVGVDRSAEMVARARDRYGDVEGLRFVQGDARDLVAAVGTDSTHTFDAVFSNAALHWIPGPAHDAVLDGVRRLLKPGGVFVAELGGRGNVESIVEAVRRELDGRGYDAEQPWYFPSIGEYTPRLEAHGLEVRDAQLFDRPTTLDGDAEGLRDWLAMFGDGLFPALSDEAYDAVVDGVEARLEADQYRAGSWVVDYRRLRFRAVRAEATPE, translated from the coding sequence ATGGCGAATCACGAGGCCCGCGAGGAACCGTCGGAGGACGCGTGGAACGCTGCCGACTACGACGACCAGTGCGCGTTCGTCTACGAGTACGGCGAGCGCGTCACGGAACTGCTCGACCTCGACGAGGGGACGCGGGTGCTCGACCTCGGCTGCGGGACGGGCCACCTCTCGCGCGAGTTGGTCGACCGCGGCGCGCGTGTCGTCGGCGTCGACCGCTCGGCCGAGATGGTCGCTCGGGCGCGGGACCGCTACGGGGACGTCGAGGGACTCCGGTTCGTTCAGGGCGACGCGCGTGACCTCGTCGCAGCGGTCGGCACCGACTCGACCCACACGTTCGACGCGGTGTTCTCCAACGCGGCGCTCCACTGGATTCCCGGCCCGGCCCACGACGCCGTCCTCGACGGGGTGCGTCGTCTCCTGAAACCCGGCGGCGTGTTCGTCGCCGAACTGGGCGGGCGCGGGAACGTCGAGAGCATCGTCGAGGCCGTGCGCCGCGAACTCGACGGCCGCGGGTACGACGCCGAGCAGCCGTGGTACTTCCCGAGCATCGGCGAATACACACCGCGGCTCGAAGCACACGGGCTGGAAGTCCGCGACGCGCAGCTGTTCGACCGGCCGACGACACTCGATGGAGACGCCGAGGGCCTGCGCGACTGGCTCGCCATGTTCGGCGACGGCCTCTTCCCCGCGCTCTCGGACGAGGCGTACGACGCGGTCGTCGACGGGGTCGAAGCGCGGCTCGAAGCCGACCAGTACCGAGCGGGGTCGTGGGTCGTCGACTACCGTCGGTTGCGGTTCCGCGCCGTGCGCGCCGAGGCGACGCCTGAGTGA
- a CDS encoding acyl-CoA thioesterase encodes MDDPDRHYESTVEIRYSDLDTFGHVNNAVYATLCEEARVDYFRDVLDLGVHEISFVVARLELDYRKAIPDVGDVTIVVGITEFGRTSFTMGYELRYDDAVVATAETVQVAVDEEGSPIEVPTEWRDQVAAARTRVDDA; translated from the coding sequence ATGGACGACCCCGACCGCCACTACGAGAGCACCGTCGAGATTCGGTACTCGGACCTCGACACGTTCGGCCACGTCAACAACGCCGTCTACGCGACCCTGTGCGAGGAGGCCCGCGTCGACTACTTCCGCGACGTCCTCGACCTCGGCGTCCACGAGATCAGCTTCGTCGTCGCCCGACTCGAACTCGACTATCGGAAAGCGATTCCCGACGTCGGCGACGTCACCATCGTCGTCGGCATCACCGAGTTCGGTCGCACGAGTTTCACCATGGGCTACGAACTCCGGTACGACGACGCGGTCGTCGCCACCGCCGAGACGGTCCAGGTCGCCGTCGACGAGGAGGGGTCACCCATCGAGGTCCCGACGGAGTGGCGCGACCAGGTCGCTGCTGCCCGCACCCGTGTCGACGACGCCTGA
- a CDS encoding class I SAM-dependent methyltransferase, which produces MSDDTGAEKRDTAARFGRAAADYRDSDTHRRGADLETLAAWCAGADRALDVATGAGHTAGALRREGVASVVAVDAATAMVGTAVDAYGVDGCVADAERLPFRPAAFEAVTCRIAAHHFPNPERFVEEAARVLTPGGTLAFEDNVAPANPREARFVDGVERLRDPSHVGLDTPAEWRRRFVAAGFTVEEETTVTRRLDFQAWCDRTAVSERDRRELRRRFAEADAALHERFAVVSGPEGVESFVVPKRLFRLRKRGSTTGTDPGRADER; this is translated from the coding sequence GTGAGCGACGACACCGGGGCGGAGAAACGCGACACGGCCGCCCGATTCGGCCGGGCGGCGGCGGACTACCGCGACAGCGACACCCACAGACGGGGCGCGGACCTCGAGACGCTCGCGGCGTGGTGTGCCGGCGCCGACCGCGCACTCGATGTCGCGACGGGCGCTGGACACACCGCGGGGGCCCTGCGCCGCGAGGGCGTCGCGTCTGTCGTCGCCGTGGACGCCGCGACGGCGATGGTCGGGACGGCAGTCGACGCGTACGGTGTCGACGGCTGTGTCGCCGACGCGGAGCGTCTCCCCTTCAGGCCCGCAGCGTTCGAGGCCGTGACCTGCCGTATCGCCGCACATCACTTCCCGAACCCGGAGCGGTTCGTCGAGGAGGCGGCGCGGGTCCTCACCCCCGGCGGGACGCTCGCCTTCGAGGACAACGTCGCCCCCGCGAACCCGCGGGAAGCGCGGTTCGTCGACGGGGTCGAACGTCTCCGGGACCCGAGTCACGTCGGCCTCGACACTCCCGCCGAGTGGCGCCGTCGTTTCGTTGCCGCGGGGTTCACCGTCGAGGAGGAGACGACGGTGACGCGCCGACTCGACTTCCAGGCCTGGTGTGACCGGACGGCCGTGAGCGAACGCGACCGTCGGGAACTCCGTCGACGGTTCGCCGAGGCCGACGCCGCGCTCCACGAGCGGTTCGCTGTCGTGTCCGGCCCGGAGGGAGTCGAGTCGTTCGTCGTTCCGAAACGCCTGTTCAGGCTCCGAAAGCGCGGGTCGACGACCGGGACCGACCCCGGACGCGCGGACGAACGGTAG
- a CDS encoding N-6 DNA methylase has translation MSFPGVDLAATDDYRSRLAARLADADAGADVQRAFEEWCAYVRAHHGAVFETPTADTDPPAVDADPPAVDVCPVDATATTRPVEGRDTVSPHRLFLDTLTFDAVVEALHDCVEATFGVTVETPADTLDLSPVHDVVGVSLLDTAVDPSPDALAACDADDLRRVYERTVPPASRRVFGEYYTPPGLAELGVSEVANRVDDFGRATVVDPGCGAGAFLTAAIRRKRREARAEEVDPATTLEHLSTSVVGIDVNPVAVAAARTACVLALLPVVREAAVDRVSLPVFLGDALGLTDDAPTTGVEGGATAVVGNPPWIPWERLPDAQKDRLRAGPIDRLDLFEHRGAAARLGHANDDLSLPFVWTCLDRYLDDGGVAAFVLKRDHLRGPAGRLVRSGRVGSRPLTIEHVHDFGSTAPFEGVDAAAALYVFGVGRADVGRNDIGRDDVGRDDVDPRDSNSTLTPNSDSDSNPVPTTVWEPTGVTAAFGSLDTLRSTLERTETGLAPVDADDPTGPWHRVDADVEAVGECAYRIRHGLKDDAKAVFSVDDELLAQVESTHVYPYLRSKHVVKWGLFGHDRFLVPQRQAGEENEAALAAETPATYDYLEDHRERLVGRGSSWFDSGPFYSLFGLGPYTWAPYKVVWCRLGFKPHFAVVSTVEDPELGRKTVVPGDHCMFVACDDEREAHYLCALLNAAPYQRCLRDLAGEGKASLSKSVVSSLALPPWEARPTQERLAALSRQAHDIVPDYVDRSKRSYNRLSIPELAAVERNVDRTATRFLAER, from the coding sequence ATGAGCTTCCCCGGCGTCGACCTCGCCGCGACCGACGACTACCGGTCCCGACTGGCGGCCCGTCTGGCTGACGCCGACGCCGGTGCCGACGTCCAGCGCGCCTTCGAGGAGTGGTGTGCGTACGTCCGCGCCCACCACGGTGCCGTCTTCGAGACGCCGACAGCCGACACCGACCCGCCAGCCGTCGACGCCGACCCGCCAGCCGTCGATGTCTGCCCGGTGGACGCGACGGCCACCACGCGCCCCGTCGAAGGGCGGGACACGGTCTCGCCGCACCGACTCTTCCTCGACACGCTCACCTTCGACGCCGTCGTCGAGGCCCTCCACGACTGCGTCGAGGCGACGTTCGGCGTCACCGTCGAGACGCCGGCGGACACGCTCGACCTGTCCCCCGTCCACGACGTCGTCGGGGTGTCTCTTCTCGACACCGCCGTCGACCCCTCTCCCGACGCGCTCGCCGCGTGTGACGCCGACGACCTCCGACGCGTGTACGAACGAACCGTCCCTCCCGCTTCCCGCCGGGTGTTCGGCGAGTACTACACGCCGCCCGGACTGGCCGAACTCGGCGTCAGCGAAGTCGCGAATCGAGTCGACGACTTCGGACGGGCAACCGTCGTCGACCCCGGCTGTGGGGCGGGGGCGTTCCTGACCGCGGCCATCCGTCGAAAGCGGCGCGAGGCACGTGCCGAGGAAGTCGACCCCGCTACGACGCTCGAACACCTCTCGACGAGCGTCGTGGGTATCGACGTCAACCCTGTCGCCGTCGCCGCCGCCCGGACCGCGTGTGTGCTCGCGCTCCTCCCCGTCGTGCGCGAGGCCGCCGTCGACCGGGTCTCGCTTCCCGTCTTCCTGGGCGATGCGCTCGGACTCACCGACGACGCACCCACCACCGGGGTCGAAGGCGGTGCGACCGCGGTCGTCGGGAACCCGCCGTGGATTCCGTGGGAGCGGCTCCCGGACGCACAGAAAGACCGTCTCAGGGCGGGCCCCATCGACCGGCTCGACCTGTTCGAACACCGCGGAGCGGCGGCTCGTCTGGGCCACGCGAACGACGACCTCTCGCTCCCGTTCGTCTGGACCTGCCTCGACAGGTACCTCGACGACGGGGGCGTCGCCGCGTTCGTCCTCAAGCGCGACCACCTCCGGGGGCCTGCGGGCCGACTCGTCCGCTCCGGTCGAGTCGGCTCGCGTCCGCTCACCATCGAGCACGTCCACGACTTCGGTTCGACGGCTCCGTTCGAGGGCGTCGACGCCGCGGCCGCGCTCTACGTGTTCGGCGTCGGAAGGGCCGATGTTGGACGGAACGACATCGGAAGAGACGACGTCGGAAGGGACGACGTCGACCCGCGTGATTCGAACTCGACTCTGACTCCGAACTCGGACTCGGACTCGAACCCGGTCCCCACGACGGTGTGGGAGCCGACGGGCGTGACGGCGGCGTTCGGGTCGCTCGACACCTTGCGGTCGACGCTCGAACGGACCGAGACGGGGCTCGCGCCGGTCGACGCCGACGACCCGACGGGGCCCTGGCACCGCGTGGACGCCGACGTGGAGGCGGTCGGCGAGTGTGCGTACCGAATCCGTCACGGGCTGAAAGACGACGCGAAAGCCGTCTTCAGCGTCGACGACGAGCTCCTGGCACAGGTCGAGTCGACGCACGTCTACCCGTATCTCCGTTCGAAACACGTCGTCAAGTGGGGGTTGTTCGGCCACGACCGGTTCCTCGTCCCGCAGCGGCAGGCCGGCGAGGAGAACGAGGCCGCCCTCGCGGCGGAGACGCCGGCGACGTACGACTACCTCGAGGACCACCGCGAACGACTGGTCGGACGGGGCTCGTCGTGGTTCGACAGCGGCCCGTTCTACTCGCTGTTCGGCCTCGGCCCGTACACCTGGGCCCCGTACAAGGTGGTGTGGTGTCGGCTGGGGTTCAAGCCTCACTTCGCCGTCGTCTCGACTGTCGAGGACCCCGAACTCGGCCGGAAGACGGTGGTTCCCGGCGACCACTGTATGTTCGTCGCGTGTGACGACGAGCGCGAGGCCCACTACCTGTGTGCCCTGTTGAACGCCGCACCGTACCAGCGCTGTCTCCGCGACCTCGCCGGCGAGGGGAAGGCGAGCCTCTCGAAGTCCGTCGTCTCCTCGCTTGCCCTCCCGCCGTGGGAGGCGCGTCCGACACAGGAGCGCCTCGCGGCGCTCTCCCGACAGGCACACGACATCGTCCCCGACTACGTCGACCGATCGAAGCGGTCGTACAACCGCCTCTCTATCCCGGAACTCGCCGCAGTCGAACGGAACGTCGACCGCACGGCGACCCGGTTCCTCGCCGAGCGGTAA